From Algoriphagus sp. NG3, the proteins below share one genomic window:
- a CDS encoding ABC transporter permease, which yields MLKNYFKIAWRNIVRSKGYALINIGGLSIGMASAILILLWVQNEVSMDRDHPKSDRIYKTYNRDTFSGELWVWGSSPKILGPTLKQDYPEVEQAVRINNADFLFTVGDKKMNESGVFIDPEFLDVFDFPVLQGNSSAALADPYNMVVTEDFAKKLFGEEDAIGQTVKIDSTDIFTVTAVLENIPNNTRFQSDFFLSWAYMKKLGWDDEYWGNNSVETYVLLAENASHQAFNEKIVNVTKDHTNGENTTEVFVYPLSQIHLYGKSENGKLVGGRVVTVRMFAFIAAFILIIACINFMNLSTARSEKRAKEVGLRKVVGARKTSLIVQFIGESTLIAFIAGILAILVVELTLPSFNTLVDKRLYIPYSDVVFWFQLIGFILLTGLLAGSYPAFFLSSFSPVNVLKGTFRSAGSAVNPRKILVVLQFSFAIVLIVSTIIIQRQISHAQNRELGYNRDNLIYVMMQGDIQKHYEAIKQSLLNNGAVEAMTKSMSPITQRYSDGWGYSWEGSTPEDEKLDFIRFSTDADFMKVMGTRLVEGRDINIHQFPSDSTAVLLNETSVRKMRLENPVGQLISYGEDNFTVVGVIEDFIFESPYDPVNPLMVYGPGPTWFSVVHIRLNADQPIAENISSIQEVFEEFNPNFPFEYHFVDEQYARKFNDTRRTASLSVLFTILTIVISCLGLFGLSTYMAANRIKEIGVRKVLGASVGSISMLLSKDFLKLVGIAFLLSVPVAWYVMDQWLENYQYNVGIEWWVFVATGTVTMLIALFTVGFQSIKAALTNPARTLKSE from the coding sequence ATGCTCAAAAACTACTTTAAAATCGCCTGGAGAAATATAGTCCGAAGTAAAGGATACGCCTTAATTAACATAGGCGGGTTAAGTATTGGAATGGCTTCTGCGATTCTGATCTTGCTTTGGGTGCAGAATGAAGTAAGTATGGATCGTGACCATCCTAAGTCTGACCGTATTTACAAAACGTATAATAGAGATACTTTCAGCGGAGAATTGTGGGTTTGGGGATCCTCCCCAAAAATTTTGGGTCCTACGCTTAAACAGGATTATCCTGAAGTGGAGCAGGCTGTGCGGATCAATAATGCCGATTTCCTTTTTACAGTCGGGGATAAGAAAATGAACGAATCAGGGGTCTTTATAGATCCTGAATTCTTGGATGTTTTTGACTTTCCGGTGCTTCAAGGCAACAGTTCCGCTGCCTTAGCTGATCCATATAACATGGTAGTGACTGAAGATTTTGCCAAGAAGCTTTTCGGCGAGGAAGACGCTATAGGGCAAACGGTTAAAATTGACAGCACTGACATTTTCACAGTAACCGCAGTACTGGAAAACATTCCCAATAACACCCGCTTTCAGTCGGACTTTTTTCTCTCCTGGGCTTATATGAAAAAACTGGGTTGGGATGACGAATATTGGGGAAACAATTCTGTGGAAACCTATGTCTTGCTTGCAGAGAATGCCTCCCATCAGGCGTTTAATGAAAAAATAGTGAACGTAACCAAGGATCATACGAATGGGGAAAATACAACCGAGGTGTTTGTCTATCCACTTTCGCAAATCCACCTTTACGGGAAAAGCGAGAATGGAAAGCTTGTAGGAGGCCGGGTGGTGACGGTGAGGATGTTTGCATTTATCGCAGCGTTCATTCTTATCATTGCCTGTATCAATTTTATGAATCTGAGTACCGCCCGAAGCGAAAAGAGGGCAAAAGAAGTGGGTCTGAGAAAAGTGGTAGGAGCAAGAAAAACATCTCTTATAGTACAGTTTATTGGAGAAAGTACATTGATCGCCTTTATTGCTGGAATTTTAGCAATTCTGGTTGTTGAACTGACTCTGCCATCTTTCAATACTTTGGTCGATAAGCGGCTTTATATCCCTTACAGTGATGTGGTTTTCTGGTTTCAGCTGATTGGGTTTATCCTTTTGACAGGTTTGCTAGCGGGTAGTTACCCAGCTTTCTTCCTTTCTTCCTTCAGCCCTGTAAATGTGCTTAAGGGAACATTCCGTTCTGCAGGTTCAGCAGTTAACCCCAGAAAAATATTGGTGGTACTACAGTTTAGCTTTGCCATCGTGCTAATCGTATCCACCATCATCATACAGCGTCAGATCAGCCATGCCCAAAACAGGGAATTGGGATATAATAGGGATAATCTCATTTATGTGATGATGCAAGGTGATATTCAGAAGCACTATGAGGCAATCAAGCAGTCGCTGCTGAACAATGGTGCTGTGGAGGCTATGACTAAGTCCATGAGCCCGATTACCCAGCGATACAGTGACGGATGGGGCTATTCTTGGGAAGGCAGTACTCCAGAGGATGAAAAGTTGGATTTCATCAGATTCAGTACGGATGCAGATTTTATGAAGGTGATGGGTACCAGGTTGGTTGAGGGGAGGGATATTAATATCCATCAGTTCCCGAGCGATTCTACTGCTGTTTTATTGAATGAAACCTCAGTCAGGAAAATGCGTCTGGAAAATCCCGTGGGGCAGCTTATATCTTATGGGGAAGATAATTTTACCGTCGTGGGAGTTATCGAGGACTTTATTTTTGAATCTCCCTATGATCCCGTCAATCCCCTGATGGTATATGGGCCTGGGCCTACGTGGTTTAGTGTTGTACATATACGTCTAAATGCAGACCAGCCTATAGCGGAAAATATTTCATCGATCCAGGAAGTTTTTGAGGAATTCAATCCAAATTTCCCTTTTGAATATCATTTTGTAGATGAGCAATATGCGAGAAAATTCAACGACACCAGACGTACAGCCAGCTTGTCTGTGTTGTTTACTATACTCACCATCGTGATTTCCTGTTTGGGCCTGTTCGGACTTTCCACTTATATGGCGGCAAACCGAATCAAGGAAATCGGAGTGCGAAAAGTATTGGGAGCAAGTGTGGGGAGTATCTCCATGTTGCTATCCAAAGACTTCTTAAAGCTTGTTGGGATTGCGTTTCTCCTATCAGTTCCGGTGGCTTGGTATGTCATGGATCAATGGCTTGAGAATTATCAATATAATGTGGGGATAGAGTGGTGGGTGTTTGTCGCCACAGGTACTGTGACAATGCTCATTGCCTTATTTACGGTAGGTTTTCAATCGATCAAAGCTGCTTTGACCAATCCAGCGAGGACGCTGAAGAGCGAATAG
- a CDS encoding bestrophin family protein, which yields MYIKRYYSFWMTVRWSKYSLIYGLLYSSIVIVLYEITNIPFSLPWEPISIIGIAVAFFVGFKNNSSYDRSWEARKIWGAIVNDSRTFATGILSLPGKEMPYSEKRKIILRHLAWLLALKHMMRKEKSWEHNLPVNELNFIPNFIKEYNDGIYAEIAKYLDEAELATLKNYSNIPSQLLKKQSEEIGLLNEQGYISDFKQVRLHELLGNLYADQGMSERIKNFPFPRQYASTGLWITYIFCALIPFGLLDIFAHSSALHYWLTIPFSAIIIWIFFVVDRIGDYSENPFEGGYNDVPISSISRAIEIDLLEMLDEKDIPPTYQTENGFLM from the coding sequence ATGTATATAAAACGGTATTATAGTTTTTGGATGACAGTGCGCTGGTCTAAGTATTCCCTAATTTACGGACTGCTGTATTCCTCCATAGTCATAGTCCTGTACGAGATCACAAATATTCCTTTCTCCTTGCCATGGGAACCTATCTCAATCATAGGTATAGCAGTGGCATTTTTCGTAGGTTTTAAAAACAACTCTTCGTACGACCGTAGTTGGGAAGCAAGGAAAATCTGGGGAGCAATAGTGAATGATAGTAGAACATTTGCTACCGGGATTCTGAGTCTGCCAGGCAAGGAAATGCCCTATTCTGAAAAGCGGAAAATCATCCTACGCCATCTGGCTTGGCTTTTGGCTCTAAAGCATATGATGAGAAAAGAAAAAAGCTGGGAACATAATCTGCCGGTAAACGAGCTGAACTTCATCCCAAATTTCATCAAAGAATATAACGATGGCATCTATGCCGAAATCGCAAAATACCTGGATGAGGCAGAACTGGCCACACTTAAAAACTACAGCAATATTCCCTCACAGCTGCTCAAAAAGCAAAGTGAGGAGATCGGTTTACTTAATGAACAGGGATATATCAGCGATTTCAAACAGGTCAGGCTCCATGAGCTGTTGGGAAATCTATACGCTGATCAGGGAATGAGTGAGCGGATCAAAAACTTCCCTTTTCCCAGGCAATATGCATCTACCGGATTATGGATCACCTATATTTTCTGCGCATTGATACCTTTTGGCTTGCTCGATATTTTTGCCCACTCCTCTGCCTTGCACTATTGGCTGACCATCCCTTTTTCTGCTATTATTATATGGATATTTTTCGTGGTGGATAGAATCGGGGACTATTCTGAGAATCCCTTTGAAGGAGGGTACAATGATGTGCCGATTTCTTCCATCTCGAGAGCAATAGAGATAGATTTATTGGAAATGCTAGACGAAAAAGATATACCGCCTACCTATCAGACAGAAAATGGATTTTTGATGTAA
- a CDS encoding ABC transporter permease yields the protein MWKNYLKIAYRNLLKKKVYSFINIIGLAIGMACCVLIFMFVQDELSYDKYHKKGDRIFRVIHGEAQEGVEPDLSSFWVWGNAPIGSALQLDFPEIEKVVQFSGRADILFTVGEETQQEDGVLFMDSTVFDVFSWELIEGDPKTALVAPFSVVLTESTAKKYFGNEEALGKTMKGSEAAGRSNPGDYTVTGVMKDLPSNSHFKFNTLLSLSTFKQSRPGIFDEWGYVDTYTYFLVNEQFNPASFEAKVPGFLDKRYPYKDYPYTIAIEPLKDVYLRTSAVRQPGDTGSLTNIYVFSIIGLFILAIAMINFMNLSTARSMERAKEVGIRKSIGADRRSLIFQFLGESLIIVVLAAVVGIILTSIAIPMMNDMTGKVFEISRIVNWQTIPAFLVIMLMVGLLAGSYPALVLSGFKPVMILKGINKSDARGVNLRKGLVVFQFSLSIALIAGTIIVYTQMSHLLDKDMGFDKEHMVVLDYNYDEQVNNVSSSLENELEKNPAVLSVAFSRSVPGSHFPNAGTTIEGLDGEMVERGQAIFQVGLDFIDHYGLELVAGRSYSRNYPSDSTSALVINEAAARQYGYSNPADIVGKKFDQWGRAGEVIGVVKDFNYISLHNTVEPLTLPFEAYASRYMSLKVTGKDLPATLSQIEGVWKQLAPHRPFIYSFLDEDFNKQYESDFRFRQIFTTFSVLAILIACLGLLGLATYTAEQRTKEIGIRKVLGANIGSIVGLLSKDFIKLVLIAILVATPVAWFAMNKWLEGFAYQVPVHWWVFLISGVLAVIVALVTISFQAVKAAMMDPVKSLKSE from the coding sequence ATGTGGAAAAACTACCTAAAAATCGCCTATAGAAATCTTCTGAAAAAGAAGGTGTATTCTTTTATCAATATCATTGGTTTGGCGATTGGAATGGCTTGTTGTGTGCTCATTTTTATGTTTGTGCAGGATGAGCTTTCCTACGATAAGTACCATAAAAAAGGTGATAGGATTTTTAGAGTAATTCACGGTGAGGCGCAGGAAGGAGTGGAACCTGACCTTTCTTCATTTTGGGTTTGGGGCAATGCGCCTATTGGATCTGCGTTGCAACTGGATTTTCCGGAGATTGAAAAAGTAGTCCAGTTTTCAGGAAGGGCTGATATCCTTTTTACCGTAGGGGAGGAGACGCAGCAGGAAGATGGCGTGCTTTTTATGGATTCCACGGTGTTTGATGTGTTTAGTTGGGAACTTATAGAGGGTGATCCTAAAACCGCTTTGGTGGCACCTTTCAGTGTAGTTTTGACCGAGTCAACTGCCAAGAAATACTTTGGAAATGAGGAGGCGCTGGGAAAAACCATGAAGGGAAGTGAAGCCGCCGGAAGATCAAATCCCGGTGATTATACTGTGACTGGTGTCATGAAAGATCTTCCTTCCAACTCCCATTTTAAGTTCAACACGTTACTATCCTTAAGCACTTTCAAGCAGTCCAGACCGGGAATTTTTGATGAATGGGGTTATGTGGATACCTACACCTATTTTCTGGTTAATGAGCAATTCAACCCAGCTTCTTTTGAGGCAAAAGTGCCTGGTTTTCTAGATAAAAGATACCCGTACAAAGATTATCCTTATACCATTGCAATCGAGCCTCTTAAAGATGTTTATCTAAGAACATCTGCAGTAAGACAACCTGGCGATACCGGTTCTTTGACAAATATCTATGTGTTTTCCATCATCGGCCTCTTTATTCTGGCTATTGCGATGATCAATTTTATGAACCTTTCCACTGCCCGGTCTATGGAGCGGGCCAAGGAAGTCGGTATCCGTAAATCTATCGGGGCAGATCGCCGAAGTCTGATATTCCAGTTTTTGGGAGAATCTCTAATTATCGTGGTGTTGGCAGCTGTAGTCGGTATTATTTTGACGAGCATCGCAATTCCAATGATGAATGATATGACGGGGAAGGTATTTGAAATCAGCCGAATAGTCAATTGGCAGACAATTCCTGCTTTTCTTGTGATCATGCTTATGGTCGGCCTGTTGGCAGGTTCATACCCAGCTCTGGTTTTGTCGGGTTTCAAACCGGTGATGATTCTCAAAGGAATCAATAAATCAGATGCCAGAGGAGTTAATCTCCGAAAAGGACTGGTGGTATTTCAATTCAGCCTTTCAATTGCTCTGATCGCCGGGACAATAATTGTCTATACTCAAATGAGTCATTTGCTGGATAAGGACATGGGCTTTGATAAGGAACACATGGTGGTATTGGATTATAATTATGATGAGCAGGTGAATAATGTCTCTTCGTCCTTGGAAAATGAGTTGGAGAAAAACCCTGCTGTTCTTTCAGTGGCCTTTTCGCGGAGCGTTCCAGGAAGTCATTTTCCTAATGCAGGTACAACTATCGAGGGGCTTGACGGGGAGATGGTAGAGCGAGGACAGGCCATATTTCAGGTAGGATTGGATTTTATCGATCATTATGGTCTGGAGTTGGTGGCAGGAAGATCGTATTCCAGAAATTATCCTTCGGATTCTACATCAGCTTTGGTCATCAATGAGGCGGCAGCCAGACAGTATGGCTATTCTAATCCCGCAGACATAGTAGGGAAAAAGTTTGACCAGTGGGGAAGGGCTGGAGAAGTGATCGGGGTGGTGAAGGATTTTAATTATATCTCTCTGCATAACACCGTAGAGCCGTTGACTTTGCCTTTTGAAGCCTATGCGAGCAGGTATATGAGTTTGAAAGTGACCGGTAAAGACTTGCCTGCCACGCTTTCTCAGATTGAAGGGGTTTGGAAGCAGTTGGCTCCCCATAGGCCATTTATCTACAGTTTTCTTGACGAGGATTTTAACAAGCAATACGAGTCAGATTTCCGGTTCAGGCAGATCTTTACCACCTTTTCGGTATTGGCGATTTTGATTGCCTGTCTTGGGCTTTTGGGGCTCGCTACCTACACTGCAGAGCAGCGGACCAAGGAAATCGGAATTCGAAAGGTATTAGGGGCAAACATCGGCAGCATTGTGGGTTTATTATCCAAAGACTTTATCAAACTGGTGTTGATCGCAATTCTGGTCGCTACCCCAGTGGCTTGGTTTGCCATGAATAAATGGCTGGAAGGCTTTGCCTATCAGGTTCCGGTTCATTGGTGGGTATTCTTGATCTCTGGGGTGCTGGCGGTGATAGTAGCCTTGGTCACGATCAGTTTCCAAGCGGTAAAAGCCGCCATGATGGATCCGGTGAAGAGCTTGAAAAGTGAGTGA
- a CDS encoding cytochrome ubiquinol oxidase subunit I — MDDLFAARSQMALSLGFHIIFACIGMVMPFFMATSHYKFLKTKDPVYRDLTKAWSKGVAIFFATGAVSGTMLSFELGLLWPEFMLHAGPIFGMPFSLEGTAFFIEAIALGFFLYGWGKFNPWFHWFTGVVVGISGLASGILVVAANGWMNSPSGFDYVDGKFLNIDPIAAMFNDAWFTQALHMTLAAFVATGFAVAGIHAYLLMKGENKAFHIKAFKIAIIFGSVAAILQPISGDISAKDIAVRQPAKLAAMEAHYHTEEGADLIIGGIPDEEAKEVNYAIRIPGALSFLAHGDFDAEVAGLDQFPEEHHPPVMVTHFAFQIMVGLGMILVGLSLLYFISSWKKKNWQSQPWFLWLFALATPLGFIALEAGWTVTEVGRQPWIIYEIMLTKDAVTPMPGIQYSFYIFTAIYLSLTAIVGFLLVRQIKAVSQKPFLEPSTSTDS, encoded by the coding sequence ATGGATGATCTTTTTGCCGCCAGATCCCAAATGGCCCTTTCGCTGGGATTTCATATTATTTTTGCCTGTATAGGGATGGTGATGCCCTTTTTCATGGCAACTTCCCATTACAAATTCCTAAAGACAAAGGATCCCGTTTATAGAGATCTGACGAAAGCCTGGAGCAAGGGAGTTGCTATTTTCTTTGCCACAGGTGCCGTATCGGGAACCATGCTTTCTTTTGAACTGGGTTTGTTATGGCCAGAGTTTATGCTTCATGCAGGGCCTATTTTCGGAATGCCGTTTTCTTTGGAAGGAACGGCATTTTTTATTGAAGCCATCGCCCTTGGCTTTTTCCTGTATGGTTGGGGCAAATTCAACCCATGGTTTCACTGGTTTACTGGAGTAGTCGTGGGTATAAGCGGTTTGGCTTCAGGGATTTTGGTGGTAGCTGCCAATGGCTGGATGAACAGTCCAAGTGGTTTTGATTATGTGGACGGGAAGTTCCTTAATATTGACCCCATCGCCGCCATGTTCAACGATGCCTGGTTTACCCAGGCCCTGCACATGACGCTGGCGGCTTTTGTGGCTACTGGGTTTGCTGTGGCTGGCATCCACGCCTATTTATTAATGAAAGGAGAGAACAAAGCATTTCATATAAAGGCATTTAAAATTGCCATAATTTTCGGCTCTGTGGCAGCCATTCTCCAGCCCATTTCAGGGGATATTTCTGCCAAGGACATTGCGGTGCGGCAGCCCGCAAAATTGGCTGCCATGGAAGCGCATTATCATACTGAAGAAGGAGCGGATTTGATCATTGGCGGAATTCCTGATGAGGAAGCCAAGGAGGTGAATTATGCGATTCGTATCCCCGGAGCTTTGAGCTTTCTGGCTCACGGGGATTTTGATGCTGAGGTAGCTGGTTTGGATCAGTTTCCAGAGGAGCATCATCCTCCGGTTATGGTTACACATTTTGCCTTTCAGATTATGGTAGGATTGGGAATGATCCTGGTTGGCTTGAGTTTGCTGTATTTCATTTCCAGCTGGAAGAAGAAAAACTGGCAGTCACAGCCCTGGTTTCTTTGGCTCTTTGCCTTGGCTACTCCCTTGGGGTTTATTGCCCTGGAAGCTGGATGGACAGTGACTGAGGTGGGAAGGCAGCCTTGGATTATCTATGAAATTATGCTCACCAAAGATGCGGTGACACCTATGCCGGGAATCCAATATTCCTTTTACATCTTTACTGCGATCTACCTGTCCCTGACCGCTATAGTTGGGTTCTTGCTGGTACGGCAGATCAAGGCAGTTTCGCAAAAGCCATTTTTGGAACCCAGTACATCCACCGACTCTTAA
- a CDS encoding BF3164 family lipoprotein, protein MRFRAYVLFALVFVSCQDEKIKKFKVSSAEVIDVSSKITDLETEQIMANPTLAISGDYLIVSDFNPSTDRGIYLFDKNSLAYLGTTGIMGEGPGQISRYGMVAVTPNGKEFWMSDFEKIKMFKFDIDSVLMDENYLPTVSKPFEYDFFLSRYKFVSDSLALGTGLEVLSPSTFRASLGKWNINTGKIEKFGDEHPNLLGERTNAFFDYSYKHNIMALSHINHDILTLYNADGTIKYHILGEKEFDNENRKLEFFGEVHIGDKYIFTSYLGSEGFELVENQGPKSVSKSKILTFDLEGNLLKVIETGHEIRYFTVDDENKRILCYFLDREVPIGYFYYE, encoded by the coding sequence ATGAGATTCAGAGCATACGTACTATTCGCACTAGTTTTTGTTAGCTGTCAAGACGAAAAAATTAAAAAATTCAAAGTAAGCAGTGCAGAAGTTATTGATGTAAGTTCAAAAATAACTGATCTGGAAACCGAGCAGATTATGGCAAATCCCACCCTAGCCATATCTGGGGATTATCTGATTGTGTCAGACTTTAATCCAAGCACTGATAGGGGTATTTACCTCTTTGATAAAAACAGTTTAGCCTATCTAGGCACTACAGGGATTATGGGGGAAGGCCCTGGACAAATTTCCCGATATGGAATGGTTGCTGTCACCCCGAATGGGAAAGAGTTTTGGATGTCTGATTTTGAAAAGATAAAAATGTTCAAGTTTGATATCGATTCAGTGCTGATGGACGAGAACTATCTACCAACAGTGTCGAAGCCATTTGAATATGACTTTTTTTTATCACGTTATAAGTTTGTCTCAGACAGCCTCGCACTGGGTACAGGGCTGGAAGTACTTAGTCCGAGTACTTTTCGGGCCAGTTTAGGCAAATGGAATATTAATACGGGAAAAATAGAGAAATTTGGTGATGAGCATCCTAATTTGCTCGGTGAAAGGACAAACGCGTTTTTTGATTATTCCTACAAGCATAATATCATGGCACTTTCGCATATTAACCATGACATCCTAACGCTATATAATGCAGATGGAACAATCAAATACCATATCCTAGGTGAAAAGGAGTTTGATAACGAAAATCGAAAATTGGAGTTTTTTGGAGAGGTGCATATTGGAGACAAGTATATATTTACCTCATACTTGGGAAGTGAGGGTTTTGAATTAGTTGAAAACCAAGGGCCTAAGAGTGTATCAAAAAGTAAGATATTGACATTTGACCTAGAGGGAAATTTATTGAAAGTGATTGAAACAGGGCATGAAATCCGATATTTTACTGTGGATGACGAGAATAAACGGATACTATGTTATTTTTTGGACAGGGAAGTTCCTATAGGATATTTTTATTATGAATAA
- a CDS encoding cytochrome d ubiquinol oxidase subunit II produces the protein MLYIVIIFLCLSLVMYVILGGADFGAGILEIFTPSSMRDKFRDTTYKTIGPIWEANHMWLIITIVILFVGFPPIYTMLSVHLHIPLALMLIGIIGRGTAFVFRHYDAYQDEMQKVYNLIFTYSSFITPLFLGLTFGAAVGGEIDPEARTFYGAYIHPWFNLFSLSVGLFTVAICGFLAAVFLVGEAKNVEVRSLIIKKAKLFMVLTVVAGGLVFISSIIENVPLVDLILTEWITVGVLCMATIALVLLWFKLGRGNRKLDRFLGGFVVSAILLAFGYHYYPDIIIVKAGENLSLFNSAAPENSISTLGWALMIGSVFILPALFYLLYSFQRSNVSIGKQDK, from the coding sequence ATGCTGTACATTGTCATCATATTTCTTTGTTTGTCTCTGGTTATGTACGTGATCCTGGGAGGGGCTGACTTTGGAGCTGGCATACTGGAGATATTCACGCCTTCATCCATGCGTGATAAATTCCGGGACACTACATACAAAACCATCGGCCCGATCTGGGAGGCCAATCACATGTGGCTGATTATTACTATAGTCATCCTTTTTGTGGGTTTTCCCCCGATCTATACTATGCTTTCGGTGCATTTGCATATTCCCTTGGCCCTGATGCTGATCGGGATTATCGGTAGGGGAACAGCCTTTGTTTTCCGGCATTATGATGCATATCAAGATGAAATGCAGAAAGTTTACAATCTCATTTTCACCTATTCCAGTTTTATCACTCCTTTGTTTCTGGGCTTAACCTTTGGAGCCGCAGTGGGTGGAGAGATCGATCCTGAGGCCAGGACTTTTTACGGGGCGTATATCCATCCTTGGTTCAATCTTTTTAGCCTGTCGGTTGGACTGTTTACAGTAGCTATCTGTGGTTTTTTGGCAGCTGTGTTCTTGGTAGGAGAAGCTAAAAATGTGGAGGTAAGAAGCCTTATTATAAAGAAAGCAAAGCTTTTTATGGTTTTGACTGTAGTGGCAGGCGGATTGGTGTTTATTTCTTCTATCATTGAGAATGTGCCTTTGGTAGATTTAATTCTGACCGAGTGGATCACTGTTGGAGTGCTGTGTATGGCTACGATAGCCTTGGTTTTGCTGTGGTTTAAGTTGGGAAGAGGAAATCGTAAACTGGATAGATTCCTAGGAGGCTTTGTGGTGTCGGCTATATTACTGGCCTTTGGTTACCATTATTATCCGGATATTATTATCGTGAAAGCCGGTGAAAACCTATCGCTGTTTAATTCAGCCGCACCTGAGAACTCCATTTCCACGTTGGGCTGGGCACTGATGATTGGTAGTGTTTTTATACTGCCAGCGCTTTTCTATTTGTTGTATAGTTTTCAGAGGAGTAATGTGTCTATTGGCAAACAGGATAAATAG